ATTTCGACACTTTTTCCCGTAACGCTGATAAAAATGGGTAAAACGAAGGATCTTTTTTCTATTTTACCTTGTAAATTTTTTTTAGATTAGCTATAATATTTAACTGTGTCATCTGGAGAGGTGGCCGAGCGGTTGAAGGCGCAGCACTGGAAATGCTGTTTGGGGGTAACTTCAACGAGGGTTCGAATCCCTCCCTCTCCGTACCCCACAAAAAGAGCTAAGGTTAAACGCCAAGGCTCTTTTTTTTATGGGTTTATGGCGGTCATTATCCAGTTATGTTGTGTGTCCAACTGATATAAATATCTATGTTGGGGATTGCCTTTGAGTAGGAGATGATCTACTTTTTGGGGTTTAAACAGTAATAAGCAAAAGGTATCGAGAGGATTATCAAGATTCTCAGGAGTTATGGCAGATTCATTATTGAGCTTTTCTCCGGGGTTTGCCCAGCTAAATTGAATTTTGGCGTTATCGCTTAACTTTTCCCATACTTCTTGACGGGCATTGAGCATTATTTTTTCTTCTTCTTGGTGGGTGATAATCTGAATATGACCATCTATCCTAAATTGTTCTCTGGTTTTGGTAAAGTACCAACAGATTTCGCTTCGGGATTGTTGTTGGAGATGCTGATATTTTTCGCTTCTGATGTCGGTAATGATTTGTAGCCAGTTGGTATCATTATAAAACCCTCGAAAAACTACTGTACGATTGCTTGGTAATCCTTCGGGGGTGACGGTGGCCAGTTGAAAATAACGACTGAAGGGTTTTGACCTATTCAAATGTAGTGCTTTGGCTAAGGGCGATCGCCACGGTGCTATATTATTAGTCATAATACTAAATCCTGTTTGAATAATATACTAATTAGGGCGGGGAACAGGGAACGGGGAACAGGCAAAAGATAACAATTGTTTATTGTCAATTGTGACACAGTGAATAATAGTAAACTTTACTAATCGGATTTGGTATAAGGTATTCTCGAAGATAATCGGGCAACGCTCTTTAATATACCCTGTTAGTCTGATGCCCTTTCGATTTTTTTTCCAAAAAACAACCCTCCCCCCAGAAATAACAATCCCATGAGGGAATTTGCTTCAGGTATTGGTACGAAATCAGGATCATTTAAAGAAGCCATTGATAAAAAAGTTTCATTTTCTGGATCAAGTTCTAAAGCATTCAAACCGTAGTCACCAAGACTTTCTGCCCAATCATTTTCCTCCGAAAAAGGATTGATGAGGGGGGATTCTTCATCCTGCAAAAAAGAAACTCCTTGGGTGAGCATATCTGCCAATCTTCTTCTATGGGAGTTATCTCGTGACAAAGAATCTTGTTGGGCAGAATCAGATTGCCTTCTAGCATTATTTGATGGGAAATTTTGTTGGTCAGAAAAAGATTCACC
The sequence above is a segment of the Cyanobacterium stanieri PCC 7202 genome. Coding sequences within it:
- a CDS encoding pyridoxamine 5'-phosphate oxidase-related FMN-binding protein (TIGRFAM: PPOX class probable FMN-dependent enzyme, alr4036 family~COGs: COG5135 conserved hypothetical protein~InterPro IPR011576~KEGG: cyc:PCC7424_1590 pyridoxamine 5'-phosphate oxidase-related, FMN-binding~PFAM: pyridoxamine 5'-phosphate oxidase-related FMN-binding~SPTR: Putative uncharacterized protein); the protein is MTNNIAPWRSPLAKALHLNRSKPFSRYFQLATVTPEGLPSNRTVVFRGFYNDTNWLQIITDIRSEKYQHLQQQSRSEICWYFTKTREQFRIDGHIQIITHQEEEKIMLNARQEVWEKLSDNAKIQFSWANPGEKLNNESAITPENLDNPLDTFCLLLFKPQKVDHLLLKGNPQHRYLYQLDTQHNWIMTAINP